One genomic region from Xyrauchen texanus isolate HMW12.3.18 chromosome 4, RBS_HiC_50CHRs, whole genome shotgun sequence encodes:
- the LOC127643095 gene encoding uncharacterized protein LOC127643095: protein MDNMKQEEPETSVKAQARCCSLAWKYFIKNEDDGTVYCKLCKTNFKFCSNTANMIKHLRVKHRLILPTTAYGAERLFAEDPEHSSIDMDPPPQRFPGSLGTPNLKRKIDRFLPFSDRRTSKVWNHYTQLSLHRVECNHCKRQLSFHNSTTSMREHIGRKHGIWEGAAPPHNTAGIPTPTSLHPHMVQNTLHHNRLTACNTTGNVLTAVFQPMLPVTVKEEQQEVLLPEMGETKPARISCAPGFGGGSTSSSNAVPHQVSCLMYNFSSGEINSTAESRGNCSDAKGCTNKRAEVLTDLILEMIFRDLQPLSVVEERGFRLLLGCLEPKYSVPSPSLLGSLLWHRYHNLKQYLQQHLKTGLASHCLALCTEHWQSVEGCGVGGDGQSYLTVSAHFVDAHWRLARCVLETRPIPEFSGNGSGIGHAHFVDTLRAILSEFQLPENFVFCVVHDSPSGTEARGQENIAIDPEYQQEFAGPSHPPPSNLPEGWAPLLCAGQALKLCVQEGLWVETVRQALADARGIVLHFQHNVNAATALSQKAEAVSKESANLVLNDPERWTTAIEMCESLLDLKWVISSVLEEQKVAPNLADHQWRLIHELVPVLKTVRIAASFLCEDINGPISALMPCLQGVSRLLGQKIAECSCPVVRGVMERIRAGMDKRWSLSDEDALLDSHAALSSFLDPRFKELRFLSPHARSKLHDKVKELLSAQAYTSEEERSGERVQSMEMEDCVDERGEPPIFELDDPMPMPAMASLDSPESCGSAEEGDSIEFQPCKPSVAVSSPEQVNALDVGSPISSRTRRRINRRPSSGTTLTSSLRGDLQLNARTRKSPIPQSMYDILLGEDPTERMPEIHQQLENYIAEPLCKRSLSPLQWWCNKEHRFPAVARLARKYLSIPATAVSAVQAFAPRDSPVTQRRATLGSKHLDHILFLHQNADYVDQLKGGTSGLETDQRNAVSGNQSRDNLYQTLVSYESKTNVSDEES, encoded by the exons ATGGACAACATGAAGCAAGAAGAGCCCGAAACCAGCGTGAAAGCCCAGGCCCGATGTTGCTCTTTAGCCTGGAAGTACTTCATCAAAAACGAGGACGATGGCACTGTTTATTGCAAGCTGTGCAAAACGAACTTTAAGTTCTGTTCAAATACAGCTAATATGATTAAACACCTCAGAGTGAAACATCGACTGATCCTCCCCACAACCGCATACGGGGCTGAAAGACTCTTTGCGGAAGATCCGGAGCACAGCAGCATCG ATATGGATCCTCCACCTCAAAGGTTTCCTGGAAGTCTTGGCACACCAAACCTTAAGAGAAAAATTGATCGTTTTTTGCCCTTTTCTGATCGACGCACATCAAAAGTGTGGAACCACTACACTCAGTTAAGTTTGCACCGTGTTGAGTGTAATCATTGTAAGAGACAGCTTTCCTTTCACAACAGCACCACTTCCATGAGAGAACACATAGGACGCAAACACGGCATTTGGGAAGGAGCAGCACCACCTCACAACACAGCAGGAATCCCCACCCCTACTTCCTTACATCCTCATATGGTTCAGAACACTTTACATCATAACAGATTAACAGCATGTAACACCACAGGGAATGTGCTGACTGCTGTATTTCAGCCAATGCTACCTGTTACTGTCAAAGAGGAACAGCAAGAGGTACTGCTTCCTGAGATGGGGGAGACCAAGCCTGCTCGGATCTCATGTGCCCCAGGCTTTGGTGGAGGCAGTACCTCTAGTTCTAATGCTGTTCCCCACCAAGTGAGCTGCCTAATGTATAATTTTTCTTCAGGGGAGATTAACAGCACAGCTGAAAGCCGTGGCAACTGCAGTGACGCAAAAGGCTGCACTAACAAGCGAGCTGAGGTGTTAACTGATCTTATCTTGGAGATGATATTTAGAGATCTTCAGCCATTGTCTGTGGTGGAAGAAAGGGGATTCAGACTCTTGCTGGGTTGCTTAGAGCCTAAATATTCTGTGCCTTCTCCATCTCTACTTGGCAGCCTACTTTGGCATCGCTACCATAATCTTAAACAATACCTTCAGCAGCATCTTAAGACTGGACTGGCCTCTCACTGTTTGGCACTCTGCACTGAACACTGGCAATCTGTAGAAGGATGTGGGGTTGGAGGAGATGGTCAGTCCTACCTTACGGTCAGTGCACATTTTGTAGATGCTCATTGGCGCCTGGCACGTTGTGTGCTTGAGACACGGCCAATACCAGAATTCAGTGGTAATGGATCTGGAATAGGGCATGCTCATTTTGTGGACACATTGAGAGCAATACTTTCTGAGTTCCAACTTCCAGAGAATTTTGTGTTCTGTGTTGTGCATGACAGTCCCTCTGGAACAGAGGCCAGGGGGCAAGAGaatattgccattgatccagaaTATCAACAAGAATTTGCTGGACCCAGCCACCCTCCTCCTAGTAATCTTCCTGAGGGTTGGGCACCTCTACTTTGTGCAGGACAGGCTCTGAAGCTCTGTGTCCAGGAGGGGCTTTGGGTTGAGACCGTCAGACAAGCTCTTGCGGATGCTCGGGGCATCGTCTTACATTTCCAGCATAATGTGAATGCTGCTACAGCTCTGAGCCAGAAAGCAGAGGCTGTTAGTAAAGAATCAGCAAACCTTGTGTTGAATGACCCCGAACGCTGGACCACTGCCATTGAGATGTGTGAGAGTCTACTGGATCTCAAATGGGTGATAAGCTCAGTATTAGAAGAGCAAAAAGTAGCACCGAACCTGGCAGATCATCAGTGGCGCCTTATACACGAACTTGTCCCCGTGCTTAAGACTGTCCGCATTGCAGCATCGTTTCTGTGCGAGGACATCAATGGCCCGATTTCTGCCCTAATGCCATGCCTCCAAGGAGTGTCCCGGCTCCTTGGACAGAAAATTGCAGAGTGTAGCTGTCCAGTGGTGAGGGGAGTTATGGAGAGAATTCGTGCTGGAATGGACAAACGCTGGAGTCTGAGTGATGAAGATGCTCTTCTGGACAGCCATGCTGCGCTGTCCTCATTTCTGGACCCACGTTTTAAAGAGTTGCGGTTTCTTAGCCCACACGCCCGCAGCAAGCTGCATGACAAGGTGAAAGAGCTGCTTTCGGCTCAAGCTTACACAAGTGAAGAAGAAAGGAGCGGAGAGAGGGTACAAAGTATGGAAATGGAAGACTGTGTGGATGAAAGAGGAGAACCTCCAATTTTTGAGTTGGATGATCCCATGCCAATGCCTGCGATGGCTTCTTTGGACTCACCTGAATCATGTGGCTCAGCAGAGGAGGGTGACAGCATTGAGTTTCAGCCATGCAAGCCCTCTGTTGCTGTGTCATCTCCAGAACAGGTAAATGCACTTGATGTTGGTTCGCCCATCAGCAGTCGTACTAGAAGAAGAATCAATAGAAGACCTTCTAGTGGGACTACTCTGACATCGTCATTGAGAGGAGATTTACAGCTCAATGCTCGCACACGAAAGAGTCCTATTCCCCAGAgtatgtatgacattcttttgGGGGAGGACCCCACTGAAAGAATGCCTGAGATTCACCAGCAGCTGGAAAATTACATTGCAGAGCCCCTTTGTAAACGTAGCCTCTCACCACTGCAATGGTGGTGCAACAAGGAACACCGGTTTCCTGCTGTGGCTAGATTGGCAAGAAAATATCTATCCATACCGGCTACTGCCGTTTCTGCAGTTCAAGCCTTTGCTCCAAGAGACTCTCCAGTGACCCAAAGAAGGGCCACATTGGGATCTAAACATCTTGACCATATtttatttcttcatcagaacgCTGATTATGTAGATCAGCTAAAAGGTGGCACCTCTGGACTGGAAACTGACCAGAGGAATGCTGTAAGTGGGAACCAAAGCAGAGACAATCTTTACCAGACTCTTGTTTCCTATGAAAGTAAGACGAATGTGTCTGATGAGGAATCATGA
- the LOC127643096 gene encoding alpha-soluble NSF attachment protein-like, with protein sequence MDNSGKEKEALAIMAEADKKMKTSHSLFGSFLRSSSKVEEACDMYVRAANMFKMAKNWSAAGGAFCKAAQLHLQVQSKHNAALNFIDAGNAFKKADPQEAISCFCQAIDIYTDMGRFNIAAKNHISIAEIYESELLDIDKAVAHYEQAADYFKGEESTSAANKCLLKVATYAGQIEQYQKAIEIFEQIGTYSMDTTLLKYGAKDHFFKAALCHFCVDMLNCKLAVQRYEEMFPAFSDARECKLLKKLLDAYEEQNIDAYTEAIKEFDSITRLDQWQIAMLLRIKKTIQDDENDLR encoded by the exons ATGGATAATTCTGGGAAAGAAAAGGAAGCTTTGGCCATTATGGCTGAGGCAGACAAGAAGATGAAAACGTCACATTCGTTGTTTGGATCGTTTTTAAG GAGTTCCTCCAAGGTTGAGGAGGCGTGTGACATGTATGTGAGAGCTGCCAACATGTTCAAGATGGCAAAGAACTGGAGTG CTGCAGGAGGTGCCTTCTGCAAAGCTGCACAACTGCATTTGCAAGTGCAAAGCAAACACAATGCAGCCTTGAACTTCATTGATGCTGGCAATGCTTTCAAGAAGGCTGATCCTCAAG AGGCAATAAGCTGTTTCTGTCAGGCCATTGACATCTACACGGATATG GGGCGTTTCAACATTGCAGCGAAGAACCACATATCTATAGCTGAAATCTATGAGTCTGAGTTACTGGACATAGACAAA GCTGTTGCTCATTATGAACAGGCAGCAGATTACTTCAAAGGGGAGGAGTCCACCAG tgcAGCCAACAAGTGTCTCCTCAAAGTGGCAACCTATGCAGGTCAGATAGAACAGTACCAGAAAGCCATTGAAATATTTGAGCAG ATTGGAACTTACTCCATGGATACTACCTTGTTGAAGTATGGTGCTAAGGACCATTTCTTCAAAGCTGCACTGTGTCACTTCTGTGTGGATATGCTCAACTGCAAG CTGGCTGTACAGAGGTATGAAGAAATGTTTCCTGCCTTCTCAGATGCCAGAGAGTGCAAACTTCTTAAG AAACTTCTTGATGCATATGAAGAACAGAATATTGATGCATACACTGAAGCA ATTAAGGAATTTGACTCAATCACAAGGCTTGATCAATGGCAGATCGCAATGCTACTGAGAATCAAGAAGACTATTCAGGATGATGAGAATGACCTTCGCTAA
- the LOC127637158 gene encoding uncharacterized protein LOC127637158 isoform X1, with protein MIHDEDEHKMSFDSDLKTKLLQQECHFTWSLREEDFNLFDLLNRLREQIQLESGQARVTRAYSTLGYIHYLHGNLQEALTNLQKSVQLAQEYYKESELVLIVTYGDLAWLHYHMNEFSSCADYLRQLESIHEKLSDEFTSNLPLEVLREKGWAFLKVSHKYYNAAKECFRQALELIPDDNDLNTGYAIALYRTTTETTDSHDSPTIQQLQKAIKLNTDDAVLPVLLALRKVRKKNYTKGDMTASHTEQDIQIVICALLKAPEHPHVIRYAAKYFRDLKLVDMAINLLEKALQCSPGSAFIHHQLALCYKKKSDVSQQCLKMCIFHLERAYSLRPSFIFSMADLALHYGKDGRISEAERLFKQAFKEANYRKEHLQFVYCSYGNYQRYTKRSEQLAIQNFMQGLRLQPESAEGKMCARSLEKVAEYRIKRLKDPNDSTACCIKGFIHEVRGETLKAAEFYERALTNGLPVGESILLTEVRIWLMGFKKSGKSDGDLLFKEASRICDEGQFDDDRLKTVKGKLLEKNAHLVEIDIVNAKRILKWERRALTPGPHAVLLVFHVDRGEFTDKTKKFLEDLEFLGEKFWNHVIVVFREGDCGINEYTGAQREVLEWIREKCGYKYYISGISPEITERIELSERIVRMIRRNNSMHLLLPEISDGASQSPSEDLRGTDKKEDYLFTPEVIVQDGQTNYRLQCNHTGWVHCEFTQLGFNMKGEGEVLYSTVIQESNCPALANCYPAGPLYDIRCVQGELSHLKLPHCETSIEDAHHCLSVIHYSGRIVEVLNPQNISRTHVTVSIPGTSRFRLSKIINWFKEKIIGQVILMYIQATHTLHVFLLPLNVDPRKVAECDENYTWVRTTCDCTLEYNSTYSMFCDLVEEHGLSEKPIIKIQPKSKQFQCTFKNRHQYNPTFEIFLPDNVMNVKLNLIKEKSNTEKDKDVWDCEIRLENVKKLVSEQNVKTKLDNEQCESFLKNNRSDIVQKVVNVKSILDGIAVTDFIHQEKLNEINAQKLNQDKIRAIYDLMVVPGFAKHFFSLLQENEPRLVASLMHNKSADK; from the exons TTTTGACAGCGATTTAAAAACCAAACTGCTTCAGCAGGAGTGCCACTTTACTTGGTCTCTAAGAGAAGAAGACTTTAATCTCTTCGATTTACTGAATCGCCTCAGGGAACAGATTCAGTTGGAATCCGGCCAGGCGAGAGTAACACGAGCTTACAGCACATTAGGATATATTCATTACCTCCATGGCAACCTACAGGAAGCACTCACAAATTTGCAGAAATCTGTGCAGCTTGCACAAGAATATTACAAAGAGAGTGAATTAGTTCTTATTGTCACCTATGGGGACCTTGCTTGGTTGCACTATCATATGAATGAATTCTCTTCATGTGCAGACTACTTGAGACAGTTAGAAAGTATCCATGAAAAACTTTCTGATGAATTCACCTCTAACCTCCCTCTAGAGGTGCTCAGAGAAAAAGGGTGGGCTTTTCTTAAAGTCTCTCACAAATATTACAATGCTGCAAAAGAATGCTTCAGACAGGCCCTTGAATTGATCCCAGATGACAATGATTTAAATACAGGCTATGCaattgcactgtacaggactacAACTGAAACCACTGACTCGCATGACTCACCAACAATACAACAACTCCAAAAAGCAATAAAGCTCAATACAGATGATGCTGTTCTACCagttttgctggccctgagaaaagtccgtaaaaaaaattatacaaaaggtGATATGACAGCATCACATACTGAACAGGACATACAGATTGTGATTTGTGCTCTTTTGAAGGCTCCTGAACACCCACATGTCATAAGATATGCAGCAAAATACTTTCGTGATTTGAAATTGGTGGATATGGCCATAAATCTACTGGAAAAAGCACTGCAGTGTTCCCCAGGCTCAGCCTTCATACACCATCAATTAGCTCTGTGTTACAAAAAGAAGTCTGATGTAAGTCAGCAATGCttgaaaatgtgcatttttcaTCTAGAAAGAGCATATTCTCTAAGGCCCTCATTCATTTTCAGTATGGCAGATCTGGCACTACATTATGGAAAGGATGGTAGGATCTCAGAAGCTGAGAGGCTTTTCAAACAAGCATTTAAAGAGGCAAATTACAGAAAGGAGCATCTGCAGTTTGTTTATTGTTCATATGGCAATTACCAGCGCTACACCAAAAGATCTGAACAACTAGCCATACAGAACTTCATGCAAGGTCTGAGGCTGCAGCCTGAATCAGCAGAAGGCAAGATGTGTGCGAGGAGCCTGGAAAAGGTTGCTGAATATCGTATTAAAAGGCTGAAAGATCCTAATGACAGTACGGCTTGTTGCATAAAAGGATTCATTCATGAAGTAAGGGGTGAAACACTCAAAGCTGCAGAGTTCTATGAGAGAGCCTTAACGAATGGTCTTCCTGTCG GTGAAAGCATTCTTCTCACAGAGGTCAGGATTTGGCTCATGGGCTTCAAAAAATCAGGAAAATCTGACGGTGATCTGCTCTTTAAAGAAGCGTCAAGGATTTGTGATGAAGGACAGTTTGACGATGACAGGCTTAAGACCGTCAAAGGGAAATTGCTAGAGAAAAATGCGCACTTGGTAGAGATTGACATTGTCAATGCCAAGAGGATTCTTAAATGGGAAAGACGTGCTCTCACTCCTGGACCTCATGCAGTTCTACTCGTCTTTCATGTAGATCGTGGGGAATTCACAGACAAGACCAAAAAGTTTCTTGAAGATTTAGAGTTTCTTGGAGAGAAATTTTGGAATCATGTCATTGTGGTATTTAGAGAAGGAGACTGTGGAATAAATGAATATACTGGAGCTCAGAGAGAAGTACTGGAGTGGATTCGTGAAAAATGTGGATACAAATACTACATCTCTGGAATTTCACCAGAAATTACAGAGCGGATTGAGCTGTCAGAGAGGATAGTAAGGATGATCAGGAGAAATAATTCAATGcatctgcttttaccagagattTCAGATGGAGCTTCTCAATCCCCTTCAGAGGACTTAAGA gggaCAGACAAAAAAGAAGATTATTTGTTCACTCCTGAGGTCATTGTTCAGGATGGACAAACTAATTACAG GCTACAATGCAATCATACAGGCTGGGTCCATTGTGAGTTTACACAGCTTGGTTTTAACATGAAGGGAGAAGGGGAAGTACTGTACAGCACTGTTATTCAGGAGAGCAACTGTCCAGCCCTCGCCAACTGTTACCCAGCAGGACCTCTGTATGACATCAGATGTGTTCAGGGTGAGCTCTCTCACCTCAAACTGCCACACTGTGAGACCTCCATTG AGGATGCCCACCACTGCCTGTCAGTTATACATTACTCAGGCCGTATTGTTGAGGTTCTGAACCCTCAGAATATCTCAAGGACACATGTGACAGTGAGCATCCCGGGAACATCACGATTTAGACTTTCCAAGATAATAAACTGGTTTAAGGAAAAGATAATTGGACAAGTGATTCTGATGTACATTCAAGCAACACACACATTGCATGTGTTCCTTCTACCACTCAATGTGGACCCCAGAAAA GTGGCTGAGTGTGATGAAAATTATACATGGGTCCGAACAACCTGTGATTGCACACTTGAATATAACAGTACATACAGCATGTTCTGTGATCTTGTAGAGGAACATGGACTTTCAGAGAAGCCAATAATAAAGATACAACCAAAG AGCAAACAATTTCAATGCACTTTTAAGAACAGACATCAATACAATCCAACATTTGAAATATTCCTGCCAGATAATGTGATGAATGTGAAATTAAATCTCATAAAGGAGAAATCAAATACAGAAAAGGACAAAGATGTGTGGGACTGTGAAATACGCCTTGAAA ATGTCAAAAAATTGGTCAGTGAGCAAA ATGTAAAAACCAAATTGGACAATGAGCAAT GTGAATCCTTTCTGAAAAACAACAGAAGTGACATCGTTCAAAAGGTTGTAAATGTGAAATCTATTTTAGATGGCATTGCTGTTACTGACTTTATTCACCAAGAAAAGCTGAATGAAATCAATGCACAGAAATTAAATCAGGATAAAATTAGGGCCATATATGATTTGATGGTAGTACCTGGATTCGCTAAACATTTTTTCAGTTTGCTTCAGGAAAATGAACCACGACTTGTGGCAAGTCTGATGCACAATAAATCAGCGGACAAGTGA
- the LOC127637158 gene encoding uncharacterized protein LOC127637158 isoform X2, translated as MIHDEDEHKMSFDSDLKTKLLQQECHFTWSLREEDFNLFDLLNRLREQIQLESGQARVTRAYSTLGYIHYLHGNLQEALTNLQKSVQLAQEYYKESELVLIVTYGDLAWLHYHMNEFSSCADYLRQLESIHEKLSDEFTSNLPLEVLREKGWAFLKVSHKYYNAAKECFRQALELIPDDNDLNTGYAIALYRTTTETTDSHDSPTIQQLQKAIKLNTDDAVLPVLLALRKVRKKNYTKGDMTASHTEQDIQIVICALLKAPEHPHVIRYAAKYFRDLKLVDMAINLLEKALQCSPGSAFIHHQLALCYKKKSDVSQQCLKMCIFHLERAYSLRPSFIFSMADLALHYGKDGRISEAERLFKQAFKEANYRKEHLQFVYCSYGNYQRYTKRSEQLAIQNFMQGLRLQPESAEGKMCARSLEKVAEYRIKRLKDPNDSTACCIKGFIHEVRGETLKAAEFYERALTNGLPVGESILLTEVRIWLMGFKKSGKSDGDLLFKEASRICDEGQFDDDRLKTVKGKLLEKNAHLVEIDIVNAKRILKWERRALTPGPHAVLLVFHVDRGEFTDKTKKFLEDLEFLGEKFWNHVIVVFREGDCGINEYTGAQREVLEWIREKCGYKYYISGISPEITERIELSERIVRMIRRNNSMHLLLPEISDGASQSPSEDLRGTDKKEDYLFTPEVIVQDGQTNYRLQCNHTGWVHCEFTQLGFNMKGEGEVLYSTVIQESNCPALANCYPAGPLYDIRCVQGELSHLKLPHCETSIEEHGLSEKPIIKIQPKSKQFQCTFKNRHQYNPTFEIFLPDNVMNVKLNLIKEKSNTEKDKDVWDCEIRLENVKKLVSEQNVKTKLDNEQCESFLKNNRSDIVQKVVNVKSILDGIAVTDFIHQEKLNEINAQKLNQDKIRAIYDLMVVPGFAKHFFSLLQENEPRLVASLMHNKSADK; from the exons TTTTGACAGCGATTTAAAAACCAAACTGCTTCAGCAGGAGTGCCACTTTACTTGGTCTCTAAGAGAAGAAGACTTTAATCTCTTCGATTTACTGAATCGCCTCAGGGAACAGATTCAGTTGGAATCCGGCCAGGCGAGAGTAACACGAGCTTACAGCACATTAGGATATATTCATTACCTCCATGGCAACCTACAGGAAGCACTCACAAATTTGCAGAAATCTGTGCAGCTTGCACAAGAATATTACAAAGAGAGTGAATTAGTTCTTATTGTCACCTATGGGGACCTTGCTTGGTTGCACTATCATATGAATGAATTCTCTTCATGTGCAGACTACTTGAGACAGTTAGAAAGTATCCATGAAAAACTTTCTGATGAATTCACCTCTAACCTCCCTCTAGAGGTGCTCAGAGAAAAAGGGTGGGCTTTTCTTAAAGTCTCTCACAAATATTACAATGCTGCAAAAGAATGCTTCAGACAGGCCCTTGAATTGATCCCAGATGACAATGATTTAAATACAGGCTATGCaattgcactgtacaggactacAACTGAAACCACTGACTCGCATGACTCACCAACAATACAACAACTCCAAAAAGCAATAAAGCTCAATACAGATGATGCTGTTCTACCagttttgctggccctgagaaaagtccgtaaaaaaaattatacaaaaggtGATATGACAGCATCACATACTGAACAGGACATACAGATTGTGATTTGTGCTCTTTTGAAGGCTCCTGAACACCCACATGTCATAAGATATGCAGCAAAATACTTTCGTGATTTGAAATTGGTGGATATGGCCATAAATCTACTGGAAAAAGCACTGCAGTGTTCCCCAGGCTCAGCCTTCATACACCATCAATTAGCTCTGTGTTACAAAAAGAAGTCTGATGTAAGTCAGCAATGCttgaaaatgtgcatttttcaTCTAGAAAGAGCATATTCTCTAAGGCCCTCATTCATTTTCAGTATGGCAGATCTGGCACTACATTATGGAAAGGATGGTAGGATCTCAGAAGCTGAGAGGCTTTTCAAACAAGCATTTAAAGAGGCAAATTACAGAAAGGAGCATCTGCAGTTTGTTTATTGTTCATATGGCAATTACCAGCGCTACACCAAAAGATCTGAACAACTAGCCATACAGAACTTCATGCAAGGTCTGAGGCTGCAGCCTGAATCAGCAGAAGGCAAGATGTGTGCGAGGAGCCTGGAAAAGGTTGCTGAATATCGTATTAAAAGGCTGAAAGATCCTAATGACAGTACGGCTTGTTGCATAAAAGGATTCATTCATGAAGTAAGGGGTGAAACACTCAAAGCTGCAGAGTTCTATGAGAGAGCCTTAACGAATGGTCTTCCTGTCG GTGAAAGCATTCTTCTCACAGAGGTCAGGATTTGGCTCATGGGCTTCAAAAAATCAGGAAAATCTGACGGTGATCTGCTCTTTAAAGAAGCGTCAAGGATTTGTGATGAAGGACAGTTTGACGATGACAGGCTTAAGACCGTCAAAGGGAAATTGCTAGAGAAAAATGCGCACTTGGTAGAGATTGACATTGTCAATGCCAAGAGGATTCTTAAATGGGAAAGACGTGCTCTCACTCCTGGACCTCATGCAGTTCTACTCGTCTTTCATGTAGATCGTGGGGAATTCACAGACAAGACCAAAAAGTTTCTTGAAGATTTAGAGTTTCTTGGAGAGAAATTTTGGAATCATGTCATTGTGGTATTTAGAGAAGGAGACTGTGGAATAAATGAATATACTGGAGCTCAGAGAGAAGTACTGGAGTGGATTCGTGAAAAATGTGGATACAAATACTACATCTCTGGAATTTCACCAGAAATTACAGAGCGGATTGAGCTGTCAGAGAGGATAGTAAGGATGATCAGGAGAAATAATTCAATGcatctgcttttaccagagattTCAGATGGAGCTTCTCAATCCCCTTCAGAGGACTTAAGA gggaCAGACAAAAAAGAAGATTATTTGTTCACTCCTGAGGTCATTGTTCAGGATGGACAAACTAATTACAG GCTACAATGCAATCATACAGGCTGGGTCCATTGTGAGTTTACACAGCTTGGTTTTAACATGAAGGGAGAAGGGGAAGTACTGTACAGCACTGTTATTCAGGAGAGCAACTGTCCAGCCCTCGCCAACTGTTACCCAGCAGGACCTCTGTATGACATCAGATGTGTTCAGGGTGAGCTCTCTCACCTCAAACTGCCACACTGTGAGACCTCCATTG AGGAACATGGACTTTCAGAGAAGCCAATAATAAAGATACAACCAAAG AGCAAACAATTTCAATGCACTTTTAAGAACAGACATCAATACAATCCAACATTTGAAATATTCCTGCCAGATAATGTGATGAATGTGAAATTAAATCTCATAAAGGAGAAATCAAATACAGAAAAGGACAAAGATGTGTGGGACTGTGAAATACGCCTTGAAA ATGTCAAAAAATTGGTCAGTGAGCAAA ATGTAAAAACCAAATTGGACAATGAGCAAT GTGAATCCTTTCTGAAAAACAACAGAAGTGACATCGTTCAAAAGGTTGTAAATGTGAAATCTATTTTAGATGGCATTGCTGTTACTGACTTTATTCACCAAGAAAAGCTGAATGAAATCAATGCACAGAAATTAAATCAGGATAAAATTAGGGCCATATATGATTTGATGGTAGTACCTGGATTCGCTAAACATTTTTTCAGTTTGCTTCAGGAAAATGAACCACGACTTGTGGCAAGTCTGATGCACAATAAATCAGCGGACAAGTGA